DNA from Microbispora sp. ZYX-F-249:
ACTTTCTCGGCGCGGGCGTCTTCGGCTTCCTGATCAACCTTCCGATCGTCTCCTACTACGAGATCGGCACCGGCCTGACCGCCAACCACGCACATGGCTCGATGATGGGCGTCTACGGCATGCTCGCCATCGCCCTCGGCCTGTTCGCGCTGCGCTACCTGATCCCCGCGGACCGGTGGCCGGAGAAGTGGGCCAGGGTCTCCTTCTGGTCCCTCAACATCGGCCTGGCCTGGATGTGCTTCGCCACCCTGCTGCCGCTGGGCCTCCTGCAACTGCACCAGGCGGTGGCCTCCGGCTACTTCGAGGCGCGCTCCCTCGGCTACCTCACCGGCCGCACCAACACCCTGCTCGAGTGGCTGCGCCTGCCCGGCGACGCCCTGTTCATCGTCGGCGGCGTCCTGCCCTTCTGCCGGATCGCCTGGCTCGGCGTACGCCACCGGGGACGGCAGGCCACCGCCGACCCGGTCACCGGGGTCACCCCCGCGCCCCGGCTGTCGGTCATCCGGGAACCGGTGGACACACCATGATCTTCACCATCGAGGCGATCCTGGCGGACGGCTACGCCGCCGGACTGCTCGCCATCGCCGCCGGGCTGGACCGCCTGGCCCGCCACGTCGCCGTACGACCCGGACACCATCCCATCGGGGGGTTGCCCTGTCGCCCGGAGCACGACGCCCGGGAGAACGTCCGGACGCCGCCGCCCTGGCCGCACTCGGAGGCAGGGCGCTTCCACCGCTGCCTCGCCCTCGTCCTGGTCGTTCTGGCCGCATCGCTGACGCTCGTCCAGGCCATACGCCACCCCGCCCGGCCCGACCTCGTGCTGGCCGCCGGCACGCTCGCGGCCACCGGCCTGACCGGGTGGCTGCTGGCCCGACGTCTCCGCGCCACCCCCGCCGGTTTCCCCGGACCGGGAAGGGAGCATGAACAGCCGGCATCACCTGAGAGAACAAAAGATTTGGGTGATTCGTTCTCTTGAACTCATCGCGTTTATGGCTGTAGGTTGGGCGCCATGATCGCGCCCAGGACTCCGACCACCGCCGAGGAGCTGCGCGGGGCCGGCCTGCGGGTGACGGCCGCCCGCGTCGCACTGCTCGAGACCGTCCGCAGCGGTGACCACCTCGACGTCGAGGCGATCGCCTCCGGGGTCCGCGATCGCGTGGGCCACGTCTCCCTGCAAGCCGTGTACGAGGCCCTCCATGCCCTGACCGCAGCGGGACTCGTCCGCCGCATCGAACCGGCCGGCAGCCCGGCCCGGTTCGAGGGCCGCGTCGGCGACAACCACCACCACGTCGTGTGCCGGTCGTGCGGTGTCGTCGCCGACGTCGACTGCGCGGCCGGCGAGGCGCCGTGCCTGACCGCCTCCGACGACCACGGCTTCACGATCGACGAGGCCGACGTCATCTACTGGGGCCTGTGCCCCGGCTGTTCCAACGCCCGCGCTTCCTGAGCCCCATGATCGACTAGTTCCAGAAGGATTGCCTTGACCGAGAACCACGACGCAATCGTTGTCGACCCGAAGACGGAGGGTGAAAGCGGCTGCCCGGTCGCGCACACGCGCGCCCCGCACCCGACCCAGGGCAACGCCAACCACCAGTGGTGGCCGGAGCGGCTCAACCTCAAGATCCTCGCCAAGAACCCCGCCGTGGCCAACCCCCTCGGCGAGGACTACGACTACCGTGAGGCGTTCAAGTCTCTCGACCTCGCGGCCGTGAAGCGGGACATCGCCGAGGTGCTGACCACCTCGCAGGACTGGTGGCCGGCCGACTTCGGCCACTACGGCCCGCTCATGGTCCGGATGGCGTGGCACAGCGCGGGCACCTACCGGATCAGCGACGGCCGCGGCGGCGCCGGCACGGGCCAGCAGCGGTTCGCCCCGCTCAACAGCTGGCCCGACAACGGGAACCTCGACAAGGCCCGCCGCCTGCTGTGGCCGGTCAAGAAGAAGTACGGCAAGAAGATCTCCTGGGCCGACCTCCTGATCCTCACGGGCAACGTCGCCCTGGAGTCGATGGGCTTCAAGACCTTCGGCTTCGCCGGCGGCCGCGTGGACGCCTGGGAGCCCGACGACGACGTCTACTGGGGTCCCGAGACCACCTGGCTCGGCGACGAGCGCTACAGCGGCGACCGTGAGCTGGAGAACCCGCTCGCCGCGGTCCAGATGGGCCTCATCTACGTCAACCCGGAGGGCCCGAACGGCAACCCGGACCCGCTCGCCGCGGCCCGCGACATCCGTGAGACGTTCCGCCGCATGGCGATGAACGACGAGGAGACGGTCGCCCTCATCGCGGGTGGCCACACCTTCGGCAAGACCCACGGCGCCGGCCCGGCCGACAACGTCGGTCCCGACCCCGAGGCCGCCCCGATCGAGCAGCAGGGCCTGGGCTGGAAGAACAGCTACGGCACCGGCAAGGGCGGCGACACGATCACCAGCGGCCTCGAGGTCATCTGGACGCCCACCCCGACCACGTGGGACAACACCTTCTTCGAGGTCCTCTTCGGCTATGAGTGGGAGCTGTTCAAGAGCCCCGCCGGCGCCAACCAGTGGCGGCCTAAGGACGGCGCCGGGGCGGGCACCGTCCCCGACGCCCACGACCCGTCGAAGCGTCACGCCCCGACGATGCTGACGACCGACCTCGCGCTCCGGTTCGACCCGATCTACGAGCAGATCTCGCGGCGCTTCCTGGAGAACCCCGACGAGTTCGCGGACGCCTTCGCCCGTGCGTGGTTCAAGCTGACCCACCGCGACATGGGGCCGGTCGCCCGCTACCTCGGCCCGGAGGTTCCGAGCGAGGTGCTGCTGTGGCAGGACCCGCTGCCGGAGCGGACGTACGAACTCGTCGACGCCGCGGACATCGCCGCCCTCAAGGAGCAGATCCTCGCCTCGGGCCTGTCGGTGTCCCAGCTCGTCTCCACCGCATGGGCGTCGGCCGCGTCCTTCCGCGGCAGCGACAAGCGGGGCGGCGCCAACGGCGCGCGTGTGCGCCTGCAGCCGCAGATCGGGTGGGAGGTCAACGACCCCGACCAGCTCGCGGCCGTGCTGCGCACCCTGGAGAGCGTGCAGCAGTCGTTCAACGCCGCCCAGACCGGCGGCAAGCAGGTCTCCCTCGCCGACGTGATCGTGCTCGCCGGGTGCGCCGCCGTGGAGAAGGCCGCCAAGGACGCGGGCTTCGACGTCGAGGTCCCCTTCACCCCGGGTCGCGTGGACGCGTCGCAGGAGCAGACGGACGTGGAGTCGTTCGCCGCGCTCGAGCCGACCGCCGACGGGTTCCGCAACTACTACGGGAAGGGCAACCGGCTTCCCGCCGAGTACCTGCTCATCGACCGGGCGAACCTGCTGAACCTCAGCGCCCCCGAGATGACGGTCCTCGTCGGCGGCCTGCGCGTCCTGGGCGCCAACTACCGGCAGTCGAAGCTCGGCGTCCTCACCGAGACCCCCGAGGTCCTGACCAACGACTTCTTCGTCAACCTGCTCGACCTGGGCACGGAGTGGAAGTCGGCCTCGGAGGACCAGACCACGTTCGAGGCGCGCGACGCCGCCACGGGCGAGGTCAAGTGGACCGGCACCCGGGCCGACCTCGTCTTCGGGGCCAACTCCGAGCTGCGCGCGGTCGCGGAGGTCTACGCCAGCGACGACGCCAAGGAGAAGTTCGTGCAGGACTTCGTCAAGGCGTGGGACAAGGTGATGAACCTCGACCGGTTCGACCTGATCTGATCCCGGCATGATCGTCCGGGCCGGCCCGCGCGGGCCGGCCCGGACGTTCCCGTGGTCAGGCGGGCCCCGTGGTCAGGCTGGCAGGGAGGCGAGCCAGCCGGTCAGGATGTCGTTGACCTCGTCTCGGCGTTCCTGCTGGATCCAGTGGCCGCAGCCGTCGAGCACGCGCGAGGAGACCAGGCCCGGCAGCGTGACCGGGTAGGCCGCGATGGCGTCGGCCATCCAGGTCGTGGAGGCGTCCAGCGCGCCGCCGATGAACAGCGACGGCTGTGTGATGGCGGCACCGTCGAAGCCGGCGAGGTCCTCCCAGTCCCGGTCCATGTTCCGGTAGCGGTTCAGCGCCCCGGTCAGGCCGGTCCGTTCGAACTCGGCGGCGTAGAAGTCGAGATCGTCCTGGCCGAGCCAGGCGGGCATCCGGCCGGAGGGGAAGCGGTCGCGCAGCCTTCCGCCCCGGGACACGAAGTGCGGGTCCGGGGCACCGGCGGAGGGCATGGTGTCGGCGGACAGGGCGGCGTAGAAGCCGGCGAGCCAGCCGCGGACGTCCGGCTCGATCTCGTCCTCGGCCCGGCCGGGCTCCTGGAAGTAGCCGGCGTAGAACTCCTCCTCTCCGCCCATCCGCGCGAACACCTCGCTGGGCCGCGGCCCGCCGCGCGGAGCGTACGGCACGCTCAGCAGGCCGACCGCGCGGAAGACCTCGGGCCGCACGAGGGCGGAGTTCGCGGCGATGGTCGCGCCCCAGTCGTGACCCACGATCACCGCGGTCGGCTCGCCCAGGGCGTGCACGACCGCGACGTTGTCCTCGACCAGCTCCAGCATCCGGTACGCGGCGACGTCCCCGGGCTTGGAGGAGCGGCCATAGCCCCTGACGTCCAGAGCGACGGCCCGGTAGCCGGCCGCGGCCAGCACGGGCAGTTGGTGGCGCCACGAATACCAGGACTCGGGGAACCCGTGCACCAGCAGCACCAGCGGCCCCGAGCCCTGCTCCACGACGTGGATGCGACCGGCGGGAGACGGGACCAGACGATGTGTGACCGCCGCGGCGGGAGCGGGCTGCGCCATCGATCCTCCAAAGTTCCTGGTGGTTTCGCGGGAATCATCCGCCGGACCGTGCCGCCGCCGCGAATCGTGTTGCCGGTCCGGCAAATTGCTCCGGGCGCCACATCACAGGGCCGGCCGATGTGACCGGCCCCTGACGTTCGCCGAGCCCGCCGTCCGGGGAGTCTTCGGGGTGGGGTTCCCCGGCCGGAAGAAGTCGCTCTCCTCCCCGCCGCCGGGGCCTCAGACCCCCGCCGGGTAGGTTTCCGGGACCTCTCCGCGCTCCCAGCGGGCCGTACGCTCCAGGGGCTCCACGGCGCCGGTCTCGTCGATGTGCACGACCGCGTCGAACTGGTCGGGCAGGCGGGTCTGGAAGTAGTGGCTCCGCCGTTCCGTGGCCGGGCGGTACACGACTCCGATGGCCCGTTCGAGCAGCGCCCCGCGCAGCGCGTCCGCCGCGCCGGCCGGTCGGGCGAGATCGACCAGGAACTCCGCGCGCCCGACCTCGTGGAACAGCTCCTCGACGGAGCCGGGCAGCGCCGGGCGCACGTTCTTCCGCTCGGCCGGGTGGCCCCAGTCGCCGGCCGCCGTGACGGTGCCGGTGTAGGTGGTGAAGCCGATGAGCCGGCAGTCCTCCGGGTTGTGCTCGCGCACCAGCCGGCCGAGGTTGAGCTCACCGCGCGCGCCCATCTCCGTCGCCCGCGCGTCGCCGAGGTGGGAGTTGTGCGCCCACACCACGATCCTCGCCGGCTCGCCGCGCTGCCAGCCGAGGTGCTCGGCCAGCGCGAACAGCGTGTCGGCCATGTGCCGGTCGCGCAGGTTCCACGACGACACCCGGCCGCCGAACATCGTGCGGTAGTAGCGCTCGGCGGCCGCCACGACCGCCGCGTTCCGCTCGGCGTGGAAGAACTCGTCCTCGCCGAGCAGCCCCTGCGCCCGCTGGTAGCGCAGCGCGTTGCGCTGGAGGTCGACGAGTTGGTCGACCACCCGCCGCTCGCACGACTCCCCCGCGCCGAAGGCGGCGGCGAAGCCGTACGCCTGCCCGTCGTCGCCGTCGCTGTGGTCGAAGCAGGCATATCGGTCGCGGGCCCGTCCCGCCGCGCCGGGATCCACCGTGTCCAGGTACGCGATGACCTCGTCGGCGGAGTGGTGCAGGCTGTAGAGGTCGAGCCCGTAGAAACCGGCCCGCGCCCGCTCGTCCAGCCGCTCGTTGTGCTCGCGCAGCCACCCGGCGAACTCCAGCACGTCCGCGTTCCGCCACATCCAGGTGGGGAAACGCCGGAAGCCGCGCAGCGCCTCCTCCGCGGACGCGTCGTCGCCGCGCCCCCGGACGTACCGGTTCACCCGGTACGCGTCGGGCCAGTCGGCCTCCACCGCCACGGCGACGAAGCCCTTCTCCTCGATGAGCCGCCGCGTCATGTGGGCGCGCGCGGCGTAGAACTCGTGGGTGCCGTGCGACGCCTCGCCGATCAGCACGAACCGCGCGTCGCCGACGAGGCCGCACAGCACCTCGTCGGAGGGGACGCCGTCCCGTGTGGGGACGAGCTGCGAGCGCAGGGCCGCGAGGCCGGTCCGCGCGGACGTGGCCCGGGCCCGCGCCGGGACCCGGGCGACCGCCGCGCGCAGCAGCTTGCGCACCTCGTCGTCGGTGATCCGGCTGAAGTTCCAGTACGACTCCCCCGCCGAGAAGAAAGGCGTGGGCGTGGTCGCGCAGACGACCTCGTCCACCAGAGCCGACAGCTCCTGGCAGGTGGACCGCGGCGCGGCGGGCACGGCGACCACGATCCGGGCGGGCTCCCGCTGCCGGACCGCGCGGACTGCGGCGCGCAGGCCCGCGCCGGTCGCCAGCCCGTCGTCCACGATGATCACGGTCTTGCCGCGCAGCTCCGGCGCGGGCGCGTCGCCGCGGTAGGCCCGCTCCCGCCTCGCCAGCTCGCGGGCCTCCCGCTCCACCACCTGCCGGATGGTGTCGGACTGGATGCCGAGCCCGCGGACGACGTCCTCGTCGAGCACGATCACTCCGCCGCCGGAGATCGCCCCCATCGCGAGCTCCTCGCGGCCGGGCGTGCCGAGCTTGCGCACCGGCAGCGCGTCGAGCGGGTGCCCCAGGCCCGTCGCCACCTCGTACGCCACGGGCACACCGCCGGGCGGCAGGCCGAGGACGACGACGCCGGGCAAGTCCCGGTAGTGCCCGAGGAGCCCCGCGAGCACCGAGCCCGCGTCCCGGCGATCCGAAAACAGGCGATCGTCCATGCGGCTCGCCTCCTGCAATCGCGCAGCCGAATACCCCCTTCCCGGCAGTGCAAACACGGCCTGTCCGACGTGCAGCCGGGGACGGCGCCCGGGATCGTGCTCGGCCTCCGCCAGGCGCGGATGCACGTCACTCGATTTCAACTACTTCCGCAGCAAGGACGAGGTGGTGCTCGCCGACACCGAGCACATCTTCGACCTGCTGCTCGGGACACTCGCGGAACGACGGCCGCAGGAGGGGCCCGGCGAGTTGCTGGCGAGGATGGTCCAGGAGTACGCCACCCGCCGCCGGCCGGCCGTGCCGCGCAAGGAGCCCGAGGAGTTGTCGGCGGCGACCCGGCTGGTGCTGACGACACCGGCGCTCCAGGCCAAGGGCCTCTACCTGATGATGGATCTGCAGCGGCGGATCGCCGGCGAGCTGATGAAGGCGTTCCCCGGCCGGTTGGATCCGATCACCGCGGCGGCGATGACCGGAGCCCTGATCGGCGCCATCCAGCAGGCGAGCCTGGCGAGCGTCGAGCTCGGCCGATCCCAGGACGAGCTGTGGGAGGCGGCGCGGCACGGCCTCGGCATCGCCCTGCACGGCCTGCTCTCGGTGCGGCCGGACACCGGCGCTCCGTGACGCGCTCCCTGCGAGTCATCCACCCGGGCGGGAGCGGCGTCCGCCGATCCGCGCCGGGGTCCCCTCAGAAGGAAGGAACGGCCCACCATGACCGAAAGCGTGCGGCGACTCGCGCGCGACGCACGACGCGTCCTGCGGCAGGGGCCCGCGGCGATCAGGCAGCGGCAACGCGCCCGCCTGGCCGAGATCGTGGCCTTCGCTCGCGCCCGCTCGCCGTACTTCCGCGAGTTGTACCGGGCGCTGCCGGAAGAGGTCGCCGACCCGGCGCTCCTTCCGGTCACCGACAAGAAGACGCTGATGGCCCGCTTCGACGAGTGGGTCACCGACCGCGACGTGACGCTCGAGAAGGCCCAGGCGTTCGTGGCCGACCCGGCTCTGGTGGGCGAGCGGTTCCAGGGGCGCTACCTCGTGACCACCACCTCCGGCACCAGCGGCCTGCGGGGCATCTTCCTTCAGGACGAGCGGAGCGTGGCCGTGGGCAACGCCGTCGGACGGCGGGCCCGCGCCGGGCTGGGGGCCGCGGACATCCTCCGCCTCCTGCGCGGCGCCGGGCGCACGGCGATCGTCTCCGCACCCGGCGGCCACTTCGCCACCGTCGCGTCGGCTGCGCGGTTCCGCCGGGACCACCCGCGGCTCGGCTGGATGCTGCGAGAGTTCTCGATACACCAGCCGCTCGCGGACCTGGCCGCCGAGCTCAACCGTTACAAGCCCAGCTCACTCACCGGCTTCTCCGGCATGCTCGGGCTGCTGGCCGGGGAGCAGGAGGCCGGCCGCCTGCGCATTCACCCGGGGATGGTCATCGCGGGCGGTGAGGCGCTGACGGCGGACAACCGCGCCAGGATCGCCCGCGCCTTCCACGCCCAGGTCCGCTCCGCCTACGCCGCCACCGAGTGCGGCTTCCTCGCGTACGGCTGCGCGGACGACTGGCTCCATGTCAACAGCGACTGGGCCGTGCTGGAGCCGGTCGACGCCGATTATCGGCCCGTCCCGCCAGGCCGGCCGTCGCACACGGTTCTGCTGACCAACCTCGCCAACCAGGTCCAGCCGATCCTCCGCTACGACCTGGGCGACAACGTCCTGCTGCGTCCCGGCCCCTGCCCGTGCGGCAGCCCGCTGCCCGCCGTCCGGGTGCAGGGCCGCGCGGCCGAAATGCTCGCCTTCCCCACCGGCCGCGGCGAGCACGCCGGCATCTCCCCGATGCTCTTCGGCACTCTGCTGGACCGTCTTCCCGGCATCGAGCAGTTCCAGCTCGTCCAGACCGCGTCCACCACCCTGCGCATACGCCTGAAGCCCGCGCACGGCGCCGACCCCGAGTCCGTGTGGCAGGCGGTGCGCGACGAGATCGGCCGGCTGCTGGCCGAGCACGATGCCGGCCAGATCACGCTCGAACGCGCCGAGGAGCCACCCGAGCGGTCGCCCGGCGGCAAGTTCCGCAGAGTGATCCCCCTGCAAGGCCCCTGACGTCGAGCGCATACGGCTCGCCGCGCCGTCCAGGTGTACCGGTACTGGCACCGGTTCGATCGTCCTGACGCCGTGACCGGGTTCCGGAGGTCTCTCCCCCGCCCCCGGGCGGTGCGGCGTCCCGGCGGACTCTACGATCCGGCGGTGACCACCTTCACCCGCGGGTTCCGCGGCAGACGCAGGGGTGAGGACGACCGGCTCCCGCCCGGCCAGTACCTCACCGAGGACTTCCCCGTGCTGTCGGCCGGGCCCACGCCGCACGTGCTGCGCGGCATCCGGCTGCTGACCGAGGACTGGCCGGGTTTCTGGGGGACCGCGGGCTACCACAACTACGGCGACCCGTGGCGCGAGCAGCGCTACGCCGATGAC
Protein-coding regions in this window:
- a CDS encoding Fur family transcriptional regulator; translated protein: MIAPRTPTTAEELRGAGLRVTAARVALLETVRSGDHLDVEAIASGVRDRVGHVSLQAVYEALHALTAAGLVRRIEPAGSPARFEGRVGDNHHHVVCRSCGVVADVDCAAGEAPCLTASDDHGFTIDEADVIYWGLCPGCSNARAS
- the katG gene encoding catalase/peroxidase HPI; this encodes MTENHDAIVVDPKTEGESGCPVAHTRAPHPTQGNANHQWWPERLNLKILAKNPAVANPLGEDYDYREAFKSLDLAAVKRDIAEVLTTSQDWWPADFGHYGPLMVRMAWHSAGTYRISDGRGGAGTGQQRFAPLNSWPDNGNLDKARRLLWPVKKKYGKKISWADLLILTGNVALESMGFKTFGFAGGRVDAWEPDDDVYWGPETTWLGDERYSGDRELENPLAAVQMGLIYVNPEGPNGNPDPLAAARDIRETFRRMAMNDEETVALIAGGHTFGKTHGAGPADNVGPDPEAAPIEQQGLGWKNSYGTGKGGDTITSGLEVIWTPTPTTWDNTFFEVLFGYEWELFKSPAGANQWRPKDGAGAGTVPDAHDPSKRHAPTMLTTDLALRFDPIYEQISRRFLENPDEFADAFARAWFKLTHRDMGPVARYLGPEVPSEVLLWQDPLPERTYELVDAADIAALKEQILASGLSVSQLVSTAWASAASFRGSDKRGGANGARVRLQPQIGWEVNDPDQLAAVLRTLESVQQSFNAAQTGGKQVSLADVIVLAGCAAVEKAAKDAGFDVEVPFTPGRVDASQEQTDVESFAALEPTADGFRNYYGKGNRLPAEYLLIDRANLLNLSAPEMTVLVGGLRVLGANYRQSKLGVLTETPEVLTNDFFVNLLDLGTEWKSASEDQTTFEARDAATGEVKWTGTRADLVFGANSELRAVAEVYASDDAKEKFVQDFVKAWDKVMNLDRFDLI
- a CDS encoding alpha/beta fold hydrolase produces the protein MAQPAPAAAVTHRLVPSPAGRIHVVEQGSGPLVLLVHGFPESWYSWRHQLPVLAAAGYRAVALDVRGYGRSSKPGDVAAYRMLELVEDNVAVVHALGEPTAVIVGHDWGATIAANSALVRPEVFRAVGLLSVPYAPRGGPRPSEVFARMGGEEEFYAGYFQEPGRAEDEIEPDVRGWLAGFYAALSADTMPSAGAPDPHFVSRGGRLRDRFPSGRMPAWLGQDDLDFYAAEFERTGLTGALNRYRNMDRDWEDLAGFDGAAITQPSLFIGGALDASTTWMADAIAAYPVTLPGLVSSRVLDGCGHWIQQERRDEVNDILTGWLASLPA
- a CDS encoding erythromycin esterase family protein, with the translated sequence MDDRLFSDRRDAGSVLAGLLGHYRDLPGVVVLGLPPGGVPVAYEVATGLGHPLDALPVRKLGTPGREELAMGAISGGGVIVLDEDVVRGLGIQSDTIRQVVEREARELARRERAYRGDAPAPELRGKTVIIVDDGLATGAGLRAAVRAVRQREPARIVVAVPAAPRSTCQELSALVDEVVCATTPTPFFSAGESYWNFSRITDDEVRKLLRAAVARVPARARATSARTGLAALRSQLVPTRDGVPSDEVLCGLVGDARFVLIGEASHGTHEFYAARAHMTRRLIEEKGFVAVAVEADWPDAYRVNRYVRGRGDDASAEEALRGFRRFPTWMWRNADVLEFAGWLREHNERLDERARAGFYGLDLYSLHHSADEVIAYLDTVDPGAAGRARDRYACFDHSDGDDGQAYGFAAAFGAGESCERRVVDQLVDLQRNALRYQRAQGLLGEDEFFHAERNAAVVAAAERYYRTMFGGRVSSWNLRDRHMADTLFALAEHLGWQRGEPARIVVWAHNSHLGDARATEMGARGELNLGRLVREHNPEDCRLIGFTTYTGTVTAAGDWGHPAERKNVRPALPGSVEELFHEVGRAEFLVDLARPAGAADALRGALLERAIGVVYRPATERRSHYFQTRLPDQFDAVVHIDETGAVEPLERTARWERGEVPETYPAGV